One Eurosta solidaginis isolate ZX-2024a chromosome 1, ASM4086904v1, whole genome shotgun sequence genomic window, AATGCCTTAGTTGTCGGTTGTGAGTTTATGTGTGGTTAAGTTCCGCTACTCGGCTAagacgaagtgagaatggcaatatcccggTTAAAAAATAACAAGGATATTGGTAACGACGGACTATCCGTCAAATTGTTCAAAAACGGAGGCTAAGAGTTCGTAAATCCAACTCATATGCAgaatatggtcggacgagcgcATGCCACAGGGGCCTGTTTCAAATAAGTTACATGAGTGCAAATGTCGCTTTTCTAAAAAATAACATGTGAGAAAATTATTGCAGACTTTTCTGTTTCATAGATACCTGATAGACACGATTACGATAAAAGTTGAAAAATCGACAATTGTTGGGCAAAGATGTTGACCATTGTCAGGAcattgacaggatgttcaatatggctacattttagcgttttgacagggtgttcaacagtgttgccaggttagcctttttatttacctttttgtttgcctttagcctcgaagttttgggtttagcttcgtgactttttcctagcctatttttaataatttctaaaataaaataatttcaatagttcctgtgaacacctaatacctaataatatgagttctctaaaaaagattaattctttttctgctgaaaattcgttgaaagtttcaaagccagatgtattttcttactttgaaaaagaggagtatagttattcttcaagtcaaatagcattaatagagctgcagtggcgaaaacttataacaatacaatggaaaaatgtacactccaccatggaattttggtcggaagtacgagaacataaaaatgcattaaacgaacctccttttttagaacttgtcgaaatcatatttagttttttagtattaccactcagtaacgcggaggttgaaagaatttttagtggcatgaaaattctgaaaactaaattagggaacaaactaaaaattaaaatgcttaatgcgctgcttaacattagatgctcgttaaaacgcttatctaaatgttgtaaggatTTTGAAATTATCAATGATCTCATatttatggtaaatagccaaactttatacgcagacttaagctcttctgattcttcagacggggaatattttatataaataattagtttgtaatatttttttatgtatatacatatatgcaatcatttaaagtaattccatgtgctagtcaaggaaaatgtgcctgatatgttttgaaacaagaagttatgtttaagttatgtttataagtttttatttacaaatgtgtaaactaaaatataaaaaaaaattttatgaattaacaaaaaaaatttctggcTGTTTTTTAGCttcctttttttctaaatttagctttttctaacctttttttttgccaatctagcttcttgttttgtcatcacctggcaacactggtgttCAATaaggcggcgcatagggccggctatcttcagggggtgatagaaagagatacagaatgagacagcgatagacaATAActaatcaggtgatccattctatttgtaattttgacgtctatgcagaagttatcacacttgtcttatccacaatgatgcTGACGATTGTCGTTCTGACAAAATTGGCGTGACATATGAAAGCAAACTTTGCAAACTTGTTTGCAAGATATTGAATataaattagtttttaaaatgatttttggtaattttttaacCCGATATAGgcaattttgttacttttttgatgaaattttacatAGAAAAAGTTAAGCGAGAATTAATGATGCGGTTAAATGCACTTCATTACCATTCACGATGTGGTAGTTCTTATTTGAGACCAGTTTATACCGCTGGTTATACATTTTATTCTATACGCTCGAACAATGTAGCACAAGTGTTAATTTTCCTCCAAAGGTACATGCAagcttttatatatgtaaatatatcttTTAATAGGTCGTATGGCACTCTGCCATGAAATGTGCTAGCACAGGCAAAATTTCCGACAAATCGTTGTCCTGACAACCATTTTTTCAGGAACTAAATATGACCACAACAAATGTACATTCGGTCAGTATGGCTATCGTAGGGACTTTAGTATGAAATCACAGTCATACACATTTACGAAGGCTTTCAGTTTAAGTGCAGATTTTAATCGCTTGCAAAGTTTCATTATGAGTACGGAAGACTCATGGGTATTGGATTCTTTGGTGTGCTTTTTGCATGGACCAGTTTGGAATGCGCCACTGCAAACATTTATCGAGGAAAAGTCTTTGGGTACGTTGGAGATTTTCAAAATAGTCTATTCTAGCTAGTGCCCACGGGCAATAGAAACGATTTTCGTGGATTGAGTTTTTATATCGTGTGGGATGGCTGGAAAGCAAACTTTTGTGTTTATGgactaaaatattttatttgggaAATTTCCAACCGCACGAATTagctgtaaaaattattttcgccTATTTGGAAGCGCCTCACAATCATTTActcaacaaaaaatatataaaacccatcgataataataagaaaaatcgaCGATTATGTACTGTAGTCGGGTGCTATTTAgtttgttttttacttttaatgttgTTGCAGTTTTTGATCCAAATATGCAACCCGATGAGAAGAGTTCCGATATTGTGGCAATACACaatgaatataaaaatttagTCGATTTTATGTTGGGAAGTTTTATGGAGGAAATGCAAATTACGCCAGAACAATTTGAGACTGCATGCATGGAGGGCCGGAATCCCGACAATCATTTGCACTTTCATCAAGGACTATTTCAGCAGGTTCGGTGCATGGGACTTTGGGCATCTAAGGAGCGGTTTGGCAGACATCTTTTGATAATTTGTCGAATATATCCTCGTATTGCGAGTGTCAATCGATTATTTGTCGATTCCATCTTATCCATTTAATTTTGTTGCTATGCAAGTAACGCCAAATCCTTGGACGATTATCTCATGCGAAgcagattttgaaatttttttgaaatttttttgatttacatATATAGTACAATTTTTATCCATCATAAAAATAATCGAGTATTGCTCAGCGGTCGATACTCGCAATAGGTGGCATATTTTCGGTCAGCGTtgaccgaagatggtgaaaacggcccttaaTATTTCTTCAAAGCAGACTCGATTATATTTGTTACACTTTTATAGATTTGGGCTGCCAATGATATAAAAATGTTTATACGGATGATGACTCAAAGGAATGTGGAGTTGCAGCTACAAGCATTGGATCTGATAGAGAAAAATCAATTGACTTTGTTGCAGGAGAACGAATTGGTTGACAATGTGAGCCCCACTGGCAGCAGCATTGGACATCCGAGGTTAGTCGGTTATCGGTTAAAAGACGCacgttttatacccagctgtacttgtgcacAGGGTATTACAACTTTAAACGCATTGTAATGGTATAAGTGATAGCATAGGGGTGCTTTACGTTGTTTtggatgagttatcggtttgttatacattttttatctgCGAGGGCTAGACGACCGATATAATCTCCATTTCAAATTCGTTATTTTTCGAAAACATCGAtgtttttttgataaaaagtggaTAAACTTGCGATAACGTTTCTATAATAAACCGGCTGCCCTCTAACACCTTCCCAAAACGTCCTAAAACAATCCCGACGAaatccaaaataatcccgaaatgatctgaAAACAATACCACAGTGATCCCAACATTACTAAAACAAAATctcgaaattattccaaaattatTCCCGAACCATCCAGCAATAATTTCAAAAGGTCATGCAACTAGCCCAAAAATATACAATCGGGGCGTGGTATGATTTTTCTGGTTGAGATTTTGAGGATTAATTGCATACAGAACGTTAAATTTACATTATGTTAGTTCTAACTAAACTGCAGAGATATTTAAAATCCCCGAAATCAGTTTAAAAAAACCCTAGGCAACCCAACGCGCCTACTGTAAAACTTCTGTATGTTGGTCAAGAGTTTTTGACGGTTTCGGCTCGTTATAAACTTTCACATACCAAAATTAGAAGTATCGAAAAAGATTTTTAGTAAACCATGTTATCCATTTGGGATCTTATTTTGTAAGGGAAATACGATTCAAATGTTGTACATTGCGTATACTTGTTCAAATCTACAAGAAATTTCTTTCAAATCGAGCTACATAAGAATGCCTCTCTTAGTCCGTCCGTCCATGCGTTAGCACGAAAGTTGAGATACCTTTACCAAATTTAGTACAGAAATTTGTTTGGATCTAATAAAAACTTCCGAGGGGTTTTGTGCTTGCATAAGCTAAATTCTTGCTAAAAACTCGTTTCTAACTAAAACTTAATTTCCAAAACCGAATGTCTAATTTATCGATTCAGCGAAAAATATGATGAAGTCGAAGATTTCATAGCCAAATCCGTGGAAAAAGAGCTGGATAGTCCCGTTGCGGCTGTAACTCCTGAACTGGAAAATGCAGAAACAAGCGTGAGGGATAAATTTGagcgtttaaatttattttttgacaATCAAAGGGTAAGCAAACACgatatacacatatttatctCTCCCCATTTATCATCTATTGGCTTCTCATAGATTAATCCAGAGGATATTGTAACGCGACAAGAGTATCTACGTCAGCAACGTgataaaattattgaaataaagaaaaaaacacgCGCCAAGCAGCTACTCGATACGGTGCAGCACCGAAATGATACTGAAGGATCAACATCTACCGGACGTCCTTCATCGGCACGAGTAGCTCAGAAATTATTAGAAAATGGTGGAAAATCGACTGAATTACTGGAAAAAGTGAATGCAGTTGAAGACATTGATGGGCAACCTAGCTCGGCATTACAGTTACGTAGGACTCTGGCTAAACGTTTGCGAGCCGAAGTAGTTGAGCGCCAGTAGATAGATCTACACCTCAGTCAAaagttgtaataaaaaaaaacttattcacCTTTTGATGCAACAAATACTTGAATAAACATGGCTTAAACTGAAGTGAAAGCTCATTTTTATATTGACGTCTGAGTGGAACATGCTGCCAGTTTGAAAGTCTTATCTCAGAAAAATCTTATCTCAGCCAACATCATTTCCAAATATCAccatttttttgcttcttttttatttagtaataaaaacaaaaactttattgaATTGCATAACGACAGGGATATAAATCGATTTCGAAAATGCTTCCCAAAAAACTggaaaacttataatttaaatatgtatgtacatcgaaaatttccaaaattttatttagaatttcCGAGGATGCGGTTTTTTGAGTCGATTGATTTGACGCtatttacacaaaaaaatgtTGTGTTGCTGATTATCGGCAACTTCTCTTTTCCATGCGACAATTTGacacttttttaagtttttttttttttaatttttatttatttatcgaaaatttgaaaacttattATGAAATATGagaaatataattatatttataaaaatcattataaaaaacttacaaaaacacAGAATTTGACTACGTATGAACAGCAAGTCGCCGAGCACAATAACTCGGTGCTCGTCCGCTTTTCTCGCCCCCTCTTTTTAGCAAATAAAGAGTTCGAGCACCAAAACTATTTTTGTATATACAGTGACGTTTAGTCTGACAAGTCCGAAATCTTTCCAAAATCGCAccaatttttagcatttttttccgaagggtgtttaaGACTTTTTTCATATATGGGTAGATCCTTAAAATGGTCAACCAGAagtgaaaaaaatgttttccgaTCGCAAAATCGCGATAGAAAATAGATGCCTTCATATGTCTTATACTTCAAATAATTACGATTTTACTGTTTTTTCTTTAGACTGCccaaaaaatacatatttgtCAAAAGTGCGTTCTCTTATGCagtattgtgtttttatttaatttgtttactaATTCCATTAATTCAATACTAAATGTCTCTCTTTAATATTTGTTCTATTATTGAAATCTATTTTAGCTCTTCGATATTCTCTTATGACAATACTTACAACTCAGCCGTATAACTGTTAATCACGCATTAACGCTAAGCGTCCAGTATGTAACGTCCATAAcgaaaatttccaattttttgtCCAAAAAAAAGTGGTGCGTTGAAAAATACAGCGAAGTCATTTCTTAAGCAAGTTGCATTAAAGTTAGAAGAAAAACAAATCGAAATTCGTAAAAAGTTATTAGTCAATTCCTTTTCCTTTCGTAACTTTTGTAACGTCCGAACGGTAAGTCGCTCGCTGAAAAATTAAGGACAAGCAGCTACAATCGTCAAAGAACTTTTCAAGAgagaaaaaaaacagaaaaaggtATAGTAGTTGCGCCGTACAGCTGTAAACAAACTTTAGGAAAGGCTCTTAAAAAAGTAGAGAGCCTTGCCGCAAGATATCAATAGGAAGCGTAAAATAATTGATGTCCTTTATAAAAAGTATGTACGCAAGAGCATAGCTGATTGTAACTAcacagaagaagaaaatgaagatgAGGACGTTAAAACAATACATAACTTTTTTGGTCGTGATGACATTTCAGTTCAAATGGCGGGTCGAAAAAATACACTCTTGAAGCATATCAATTATTTAAAACAGAATTTGTTCATACAAGTATATCTCGAACAAAATTTTACGACAATAGACCAAAAACCGTGCTTATGAGTAGGGACAAGCCCCATAATATGTGTGTCTGAAAATATCATGCGAACTTTGCTTTTATGTGGGAAGCTGTGACCAATAAAATCCCATTATTTCCTTCTAAGTTTATGACTTTTTAAAAAAGGTCTGTTGCGATATCAATAATGAGATGTGTATGTTAAATCAATGtaaagattgcgaatacaacatAACATCAACTTTAGTTCCTTTACGTTTCTTAAATGAACTGAATGAAACTATAAAATGGAAGCATTGGCGGACTGTCGACAATCGGATGCTTTTAAGTGTATCTGAAGAGCTAATGAAAGAGCTCATTTTTGAAATATAGTCCCAGTTACCTGCTTTCAAGCTGCATACATTTATTAAGCGCACTCAACaaacttattttgaaaacttAAAAATGAATCTTAAGCCCAGGGAACTTGTTATTCAAATTGATTTTGCTGaaaactatagaattaaagtACAAAACGAAGTCCAGTCTGCTCATTTTAGCTACACACAAGTAACATTCTTCACATGCGTAGCATGGATCGATGGTCAGGCTTACTCAGTTGCTATTGTAAGTGATAaattttttgctgaagttatcaaAAACTTACAGCAAAGATAtgacatttcaaaaatgtttgtattttcgGATGGTTGCatcagtcaatttatttttttatttatttacttgtatgtctaatatacagcagacacttaagaatatagtacaactaatgtaaattaggtattacttaaaaaataggtttttagtttgaactgtataaccgatttggtatacgttaaatctaaatccagaaaatttgagaaatagttgTAATCAGAAATAATTCTATACAAGGGAGCGTTGGCGCTATAGACTGTTATGTTAAGTCCAacacgaaaaacaacaaaattccgtAAATTTCTGCCGGGCACATTAAAGTTAACTAGCTGAAGTAAGGAAGGACAATCTATCCTGCCAGAGACAAGATCAATAATAAATGTAACCGATAACAGCGTTCTCCTATCGGATAACGATACCAAACTAATTAATCGACAACGAGCAACGTGCGACGGAATCCGTTCAGTAAAGTTAAGAGAGCGTAAAGCAAAACGAACAGACTTGCAAGTATTCAGCCGAAGAAGCAACATCgtgttttttttagaaatgtccGCGTAATAAGTACATATTCGTTTTATGTAGTAGTGTCgtgtaaaaaaaatatgttttgtgtTAGATAAAAGAATTatgttttagatatttaaataaactttcgtttattaataaaaaattttttgtaattatgTGAAAGATTAAACTCAAATTTATTTTGCTAATATCATAATCGTATGATATAATGGAGAAATAAGCGTTTAAATCATGATATAACGGAGCAACATAACTGTAAAATGAATATTAGTGGTTGACtaacaaaattaacaaaatagaaaatttaattatgtgaaatattaaaatcaaatttactctaAAGCTACTATCATAATTGAATGTAAAATGAAGATGCAGAGGTAAAATTATCATAAATACAAGAAAAGCGGTAAAATTATCATAATTTCATGATATAACGGAGCTACAAAactgtaaaatgaaaattttttggaTGACTAACGGAGCAATCAAAAtggaagaaaaataaattaagtgaTTAATAGATATGCAACAATTAATACAATACGTAAAAGAAGtacattataaaaattattaatcgaCATAAATAATGACACCAGCTAGTATTTAATAAATCAAAAGGACATTAGTAATCACAAACATGAATTGATATACATATGGATACATGCACATGCATTATacttattttaacaaaaaattaaattaacatgTGACTATATAATCTAAAATTACCAAACTTAAAATCTATGATACGatgaaaattaaaggaaaaattaaggACTTAACTAAATTTTGGAGACACTGTGAATAATGGaaagttaaacaaaaatattgacaCTGCAACATAACTTatgaatacaaaatttattttaacttccCAGTCTTTGCATGAAGCAAAATGGTTAATTAAAAGACCTTATATCTatggaaaatataaacaaattaaattggacaaaaatacaaataaatattatttctatGATCATATTTGTATGATAAAATGGAGTGACAAAGCGGTAAAATTATCATAAGTTCATGATATAACGGAGTTACAAAACTGTAAAATGAGAATTATTGGAATGAatataaatttatgaaaatacGATACCTGATATGACGAATATACATCTACAAAAATAAGTCTACAATTgaaattacaattaaaaatttaataatctacataaagaaaacaaGTCATCACTGGGAATTACCCAAAAGAAATGATAGTACCgacataaaaatataattcatgAAGATTTACAAATCTTGATAAAGCACATGGCAAAAAGTCATATATTTAATAAGTACAAGGAAAaaatttgtgctacgggtttGTATTGTGCGACATATGTTAGCTGCTTatgcacgtctaaatgttgcaagtatattacctttatacgtttgttaacctggcgatttaagaggcaatttaaaagtcctcttgccatttattggaattgaaagattcaatttccaaaacaggaaaaaaaagaagcaaaacgaacaaagttggactttctccagacgatttatatggactgaatggtatggtctccaaatgataGCTGCGTATTCCAGTTTGGAACGGACAAGGGCCGAGTACAAAAGCTTATAGGTATATGGGTCTGAAAAATTAGAAGAGTGGCGTTTCACAAAGGCAAGTGTTccaaaagaatttgtaattatgtagtttaaatgagtagtaaaatttagtttactatcaaaatacacgccaaaatctttaatttcattaacctcaGAAAGGCACGAGTCCGCCAACCAATAGGAAGTATTCAAAGGCTTGACCATTTTAGAGTAAGTTACTTTGAAAcacttgttaatatttatataaagcctgTTCATAGAGCAATAATCTAAGAATTTATTAAGTTCACTTTGAAAATAAGTTTATCTTAAGAACCATCCCTCACTTTGCTCAACGCTTCAATACGAAATTTTTTCAATTGAACTTTTTTGCCACATCACATGGCAAAGGAGCGGTGGATGGAATTGGAGCTGTCGTGAAACGCAAAGTCTGGGAACTTACCAGAACACAAGACATAGTCTTGAGCAATGCTAAAGATTTTGACGATTGTGCAAAATCAAACATCACTGGAATTGAAATAATTTATATTTCTTAGTTAAAATAAATGAAGAAACAAAAGACTTAGACGGAATAGGGAAttatgtaaaaaatataaataacttgATGTCTTACCACACTTTTACTTACTCTCATAAGAATCATATAGAAGCTGCTATAACATCGAAGTCAAAAccaataaatatttatatctgaTAGCACAATTTCTATGTTCAACTAATTTTGCTATAAAATAAACCCGTTTTCTTATATCTTCATactatttatttttgatttaatttataatttacatTGGAGGAACATATTTGTAACGTCCGTAACGTAACGTCCCAACTTATTTGTGCCATGATTACAAGGTCAATTCAAACCGTAGACTGTTTTGATAATGACTTTCGCTTACTTAATTTTTTCACTTCCAAATCAATTCGCACGAATTAGATGAGTTAGAGGAGAACATAAATGTTAGTTCCAATTTGAGTAACGTCCGAACACTAGTTTGGATGCCAAAAAAATTCTTAACACCACATACTTACAGTTATAACACTTTTTCTATGTAAGTACTATCTCACAGTATTACTTCTACCCTAAGACACATATACTTTTTTGCTGTAGTGCAATCTAAAAATccctcataaattttttcacaattcATGAATAAAGCATCCTTAGGCCCATATGCAGTAtggcaagttaactttttaactcagagttcgGCTGACAGGAAGgctaaactcatacatttttgacaaacttTTTAAATGTACTCCacgttaaaaagataacttgccgttTTCAAGACGGCCTTAAGAAAcagattttataaaaaacaatGCGAATTCAGAAAGCGGAAAATGCTCAGATTATTTGCTACTGCTTTTTAACTCGTAAGTTCAAGaactttaataaaataatttattatttaaaggcTTTGGTTTTTATTATAGTTGGCGTTACAGCTTTCCGAATAATTGCTTTGTATTTAACAATGTAGAcatttaaaattattgtaaaatttttatattctaaAATGATGTTTAACAAAAGTATATTCATTGCTTAATTTAGCTGATAGTTTAGAGCGACAAATAATTGTTTCTATCACATATCGTTTAGTGCTAATTTTGTGTAttacatttattttgatatttctttaattttaataaagctgagttttcaaaaacaaattgttGCACGTATATGACTAGTTTAGTAGATTATTAGtggcaattaaaaaataaatgtggtCGCATCCCAAAAGAAACGGTAAATTCCTAATGctaaacatatacatacaagcaTCGTACATACATCATATTTGTATGCAAATTGCGGTTTCTGTACTCACAAATAAAATTCCGAAACTAAATTAACCCAACTGCTTTTAAATGTGCCAATGCAACACACAAAGCGgttgagtttttttatttttaaataaaatataagaaaaagtcTGAAAATTCTCGCGACTATAAAATTGTTAAAGACATTTCTCATTTCTTTACCAAAAACTTGCAAAGTTATGCTATGTTAAAagtaaaacagaaaaaataaaaaacaaaaattacagcaTAATTTATTTAACAGGTATACGATCACGCAGGTATGACATAATAGCATCCGTGCCCTTGGCTAGTATTTGATGTCGTGGCTGCCGGAAGGGATTACCAATCAGCTCGAGTGTACTGCGATACAAAGAAGTGAATTTAGATTTAAAGAAATTGATTAGAAAGCAAATGATAGTATTTTTGAACTTACACAAGTTGTGTTAAATTACCAAGAACGGGTGGCACTTGTTCAATGTTGTTATTGCGCAAATCTAGGATAGATAACCGTTTAAGTGCACCCAATCCATCTGGTGTGGCATCTATATGATTGATACGATTATCGCTGGCTAATAGGATTTCAAGACTTTTTGTTTGATAAAGACAGCTTGGTATGTGATCAAAACTATGAGAGAAATGAGAAATTTACAAACGATATTTAATAGCTAGACGTTTCCCCATTATTCATTAAGCATCGACTGTTGAGTGAAATATCAATCTCGGCTACCGTTCGAAAAGCCATCTACCTCAAAAAACTTTTGGAAAGCGccatatttcagaatttgtttcaaaaacgacaTATTTGAGCATAAATTCTGAAGAGATTTAagtggttgataagcgcaatacaaagctttatagttgGTGACCCCTGACATCTTCATGGAACTAGGTGGTGGGGGCTTTATGGGCTATATGCTTGTTTTGAGTATAGTAAATCATTCCCGAGTTAGCCGGGCTCGTACCTCATTCaacaaatgaccatcaacatcgataacactccccaaacccttgTGGTAATAAGATCACAATGCTATAATACCGCAACATTTTTCTCAAATAGGGGCTATGGTAATGTAAATTCTATGTTATAGGAAAATTTTGAGATTGGGCGTTTTCGAACAGCGATATATGGTGGTATACCACTCAGCTGTTGATCTAGTTTTTTACGGCATTGGCAATGAAAAAAAAGTTGATGAGAACTTTCTCAGAAAACTTCTTTAAATCACATATGTATTAACTTTTAATCGAAATCCGAACAGTTTTTATTATTAACACTTACCGATTATTGCATATGTTCAACTCCCGTAGCGTATTCAGAACACCCAGTTCTTTCGGCAGATCGGACAGTTGATTGCATGACAAATTGAGCAAAGTAAGGCGCGTAAATTGAGACAAAAATGCTGGCACTTTAGTTAGCTGATTCTTGGCAAACACCAACTCACTAGCACAGCCCTTGAGAAGTTGAAGCCTGTGAGAAAAAGTAATAAATGCGATGAAGAAATTTCGTTACACGCAAAGATTGCAAAAAACTGTTATTGGCCATCTACATAAGAACACCAAT contains:
- the LOC137238432 gene encoding cilia- and flagella-associated protein 36 isoform X2, producing the protein MQPDEKSSDIVAIHNEYKNLVDFMLGSFMEEMQITPEQFETACMEGRNPDNHLHFHQGLFQQIWAANDIKMFIRMMTQRNVELQLQALDLIEKNQLTLLQENELVDNVSPTGSSIGHPSEKYDEVEDFIAKSVEKELDSPVAAVTPELENAETSVRDKFERLNLFFDNQRINPEDIVTRQEYLRQQRDKIIEIKKKTRAKQLLDTVQHRNDTEGSTSTGRPSSARVAQKLLENGGKSTELLEKVNAVEDIDGQPSSALQLRRTLAKRLRAEVVERQ
- the LOC137238432 gene encoding cilia- and flagella-associated protein 36 isoform X1; this translates as MKSQSYTFTKAFSLSADFNRLQSFIMSTEDSWVLDSLVCFLHGPVWNAPLQTFIEEKSLVFDPNMQPDEKSSDIVAIHNEYKNLVDFMLGSFMEEMQITPEQFETACMEGRNPDNHLHFHQGLFQQIWAANDIKMFIRMMTQRNVELQLQALDLIEKNQLTLLQENELVDNVSPTGSSIGHPSEKYDEVEDFIAKSVEKELDSPVAAVTPELENAETSVRDKFERLNLFFDNQRINPEDIVTRQEYLRQQRDKIIEIKKKTRAKQLLDTVQHRNDTEGSTSTGRPSSARVAQKLLENGGKSTELLEKVNAVEDIDGQPSSALQLRRTLAKRLRAEVVERQ